TTTTGATGATTTGAGGGATATCCTCCACGTTATTGGGCTCATCCTCCATCTTTATCATGGCCAAAAACGTGGGTTCACCCCTCTTCACTCCCTTGGTGAGTTGCATCGCCGATAGTTGCCTCATTCCATCGGTGTTCTCTTCCAAGGCCGGAATCATGCACGGTGATCCCTTCTCGAGAATGCATACCGAGCTCAACGCAGGCATGGGTACGGCTGAGACTTGTCTCATGAAGTCCATACCCAAGACTACCTTGAAATCGTCCATGGGAACGACTGAGAAGTTCACCGGACCGCTCCAGCTTCCCAGCTTCATCCCGACCCCTCGAGCTATACCATCGACGGGTTGAGCCCTTGCGTTCACCATCTTCATCCAACCGTCTTTCTTGGACCACTTGACGCCAAGTCTCACAGCTTCGTCTGTTGTCATGAAGTTGTGAGTGGCACCCGTGTCCACCAACACTCGGGTTGGCTTATCATTAATCCGAGCTTCCACGTACATGAGCCACTTGCTCGTCGGCTTCACTCCCGGGTTAGCCTTCAGGGCGTTGAGAAGTTGCAACGACCCCATCTTTCCTGGTTCCTCTCCTGGAGTCTCGGTGTCACGACTCTCCATGATAGCCGATAAAGACCCCATCTTCGGGCAGTCCTTCATTGCATGTGGCCCCTTGCACACAAAGCATCCTCCCTTCGGAACGAAGGACTTTTTCTTTGCCTCGAAGTCTTCCCGATGAGCACCCTTGTCAAAACTCCTTGAGCTGGATGGTCGGGCAGTATCCCGTCTCGCTCCCCCACCTTTAGCCACGCCCTGTTCCTTCTTCTTCGAGGACTCGGACGGACCAGAGGTACGGAAGTCAGTCAGCGACTCAGCCACCGCGATGGCTTCGTCCACCGTCTTGACTCCCCGACGCTGCAACTCTTGCTTGGCCTAAGATTGCAGTCCATCGGTAAAGTAGAACACAAGATCCTCCGCGGTCATGTTCGGAATCTGAAGCATGAGCGTTGTGAATTCCTTCACATAGTCCCGGATCGAGCCACGCTGTCGAAGTTCCCTCAACTTCTTGCGGGCCTCATATACAACGTTCTCTGGGTAGAACTGCCGCTTCAACTCTTTCTTGAAATCATCCCAAGTTTCGATCCGGCATGTTCCTTGCTCGATCTCGGAATGTTTCCTTCGCCACCATAGCATGGCTGTGTCCGACAGGTAAGACGTAGCGGCCTTCACCTTCGCATTCTCAGCCACCAGGTTGAGATTGTCGAAGTATATCTCCATCTGCCAAAGGAAATTCTCGACCTCCTTGGCATCCCGCGCACCGTTGAACCGGTTTGGTTTCGGAAATTCAATCTTACCAATACTGGTTCCGCCAACGGCTTCAGCATTCACACTAGCCCTCTTGACCAACGTGATGTCTTCCTCCATTGCAGTAAAGCGTGCCTTCATCCCGTCGATGTCATCACGCAACGCCTGCATGGATCCCGTCACCAACTCCTCGAGTCGAATGAACCGAGAGTCCAAGTCGGCAGCATTTTGCTTGACCTCCTCAAGCCCACCGAACACAACACTCTCTAGCTCAGTGACGGTATGCTCGACCCTCTCGAGCTTCTCACCAATCTCACCCACAGCCACCCCCAAAAACTCACGAGAAACACTCTTTTCCCGCTGGGTGCCAGCACGTGTGGACGTAGCCTCCCGTCCGCGCTCCTCCACGCCAGACTGAGAACTCACCTCTTTTTGTTTGTCTCCCTTAGCCATTTTCTTTACTCGGACAGAGTCTCCCCTTGTCTGGATCGtaaacccgctctgataccaactgtcACGGACTGATTTCTTCACAGCAATCAGGACGTGCGGCCTTAGCAACTTTCACCCTTGTGGTTTGCTAAGTCAGCATCTCGAACAACTCGCTCAGCACTTAGAGAGAGAATATGGACGtttatagagagagagtttgtgGAAGTGTTTTCTTATTAAAACTTGGTGATTTACAAGGGAGGGGATCACCCCTTTATATACACTTTCTCCTCCTCAACGGACGGTTCAGATCGAAACGATCTAACGGTTGTGAGGTTCCTTCTCAAGGGTTCTACAAAGCTCCACACTTTTCTACACTTCTCCCTACCTAAGATATTTTACAAAAGACTTAAAGCTTAAGAAAATAGTTAGTGGAGTGGGCTTCACCTCTGGCCCGACCCGATCTTTGGTTGTCTTCATGGACGTTTTGGGTTAAAACGCGCCGTGACACACTGCTGGCTACTCTTCCCTTTTTCTGTTTATCTTATTGATCGATTCATGATGTGTCTCTGGTCGCCGGTTTGATGAGGACGCTCACTCTCCCTTCCCAGCAACGGTGAGGATGTATCTGaatcttattatatttaatattatattatcctTCTTATACATGTAAACCCTAAACAGTATAATATGTTTTAGATTATGTATCACAAAAtctctttaagtttttttttcaacaagaaataaaataacgaaattactctataaatttatttatatttaatagtatagattcctAAAGTATTGGTTTAGAATATGTTCTAAGTATATCCACACAAGAAATCATTTAGCAACTAAATATGTAATAAGATTTGGTTTCCCGATTGTAACAACAGTCCTAAGACCATATTTgttatttaccaaaaaagagTTAGTCAACAAGctctaatttatttaattaattagtcATAACTTTTTACCAATGTTTGACGagttaaaaacaataattacttattctaattttaaaatattaaaaataaaaaaaaatcgcaaatattaaaaatcaaagtaAAACCAGTGTAAAACATGTTAATagaaaaattatcattttttgttttcataaagttatatttatacacaattttaatttgattacaGAAAGATCTATATGATGAACATATGTCAGTTTGTATAATACAAATACTTTAAATCAACATAAGAATAAAATtgcattttattaaaatattttatttaaaaataggaTTTGCAATATATTAGGgttaaaaacattaaatcttACATTGTTATCATAGATATAAACTGTTTgtattgaaaattatttttttcataaactcAAATGTTTAATATAACTAACATCTCAAATTAATATTTCAGTTTCTACTTACAAATTTAagaatgaaaaaacaaaattgcaTCATctatgccaaaaaaaaaaaaattttaatataatattaattatttaccatattactttaaatatttaattaaaaatcttccataggttagattttttttgaaaactcagAAATAATATCATctaaaagaattaaaataaatcatatcaacaaatttaataataaatatatagaagaaaacgaaagaaatttccaaaatttgtattattttagtttaatattttgtcaATAAAATAATTTCGCGCTTCGAAagtgcggatcaaaatctagtatactaTTAAATCAGAATCTCTCATATGATTCTGCCcttattttttctatataattaCAGTTTCATGCCAGTTCCCTATTTATACCTaataacattaattattttgatccaaaaataAACTAACGTATTGTAGCATTCAataaatcttattaaataaattaacctTTTAGATATTATTCCATAACTATCTATCCTATAAAAGCTTAACACTAACACCTAAGAGCAAGAGCATTAGTGAACTCCCCCTTGAAGTTCATAaggattttttaatattttttggtgaGTCTATGAATAGTTATGAACATGTTTCTATTGTTTTCTGCATTAGTGAACCTGAAGAAGGAGTtcataggaataaaataataatatttatatattttttttaagaaaatcaaattattgagaatacatgaataaaatattaaaatatattataaatattttaaaaccttttattcaatacattaagAGTAGATTACATAAATCGAGAACATACAAACATACAAACATTATTCATCTTCATTACCAAATTTTTGCCatatattttccattaaatcagctttcaaacgatCATGCTTCTCTGTATCTCGAACTTCTCTGCGAATGCCTAACATATCACCGACATGGATACTTTCTCTCCTTTTCACCTTCGAACTTCTGCTTGACTCTCCTGACTCGAACTCAGATGTATCAATTTGAGCGTATCTGTGTCGTTCgttctctactatcatattgttcAATATGACACAAGTACTCATTATCTTTCTTATCTTTTCCTTGTCCCATAGTAGAGCTGGGTTTTTAACAATTGCAAACCTcgattgcaatactccaaaagcccgtttGACATCTTTTCCGGTGGATTCTTGACGTTCAGCAAATAGCTCTGCTCtaggaccttgaggaagtgggacggattggataaatgttgcccAATTCGGATAAATTCCGTCCGTAAGGTAGTAGGCCatacgataagtgtggttgttgaccttgaacttaaCTTTAGGTTCTCGACCTTGtaagatgtcatcaaaaactggtgaccgatcaagaacattgatatcgttgagggtacctggtaatccgaaaaatgcgtgccatatccaaagatcatgTGATGCCACggcttctaagacaattgtcggctttcctgaaccacgtgtgtactgacctttccaagccgttgggcagtttttccactcccaatgcatacaatcgatgctgccTATCATCCCTGGAAACCCGCGTACCTCTCCAACATCGAGTAATCGTTGAAGATCCTTTCCAAACATAAACGTGATGTACtgtcaccaagtcggagatattcgtcatatgtatctcccgattgaccatatgccagcatacgtatagctgccgtacacttttgaagtgcagaTAGCCCGTTCCTTCCGCAAACATTTCGTATTTGCTGAAAGTATGGAACTTCATTACTTATACGTtcgacaatgcgaaggaacaatggcttgttcattcgaaaacgccTCCTAAACATTTTCGGTGGGTGTGTAGGATTTTCCTTGAAATAATCGTTCCATAGTTGATTGTGTCCTTGCTCCCGATCTCTTTCGATGTAATCTCGTCTCGTCGGCTTGTTGGGGTGAGCATGAATCACTGAGTCGATGAAATTATCAACTACTTGGTCGACCATTTCTTCTAAAGCTTCATCAACTTCAtcacttgatgaggaagacattggtgttttttttttttcctaaaatgaCAAAAGGGGATttgtaactaaaatttaatcaattgtACATATCTCtataattctattatattttttcataattttttttttcattagtgtatcattttttatcaaaatttattttcttttccattaTTCTATCATCTTTTTTCATAATCTATATTTTTTCacattatatcatttttttgcaTTATCACTTACCTTGATTTGGAGCTTGAAATTTGTTGTTGAATTCACTACTACAAGAGAGAAGTTTGAAGCTTCAAGTTTGATGTTTGAGCACCACGATCAGCTTGCTTGAAGGTTGTTGTTACAGATTGTTACCACAGTTTGTtgacaagagaagagaagagagagacaagagaagagaagagacaaGAGAAGAGAGGTGATAACGAGAGAGAGacaagagaagagaagtgaGACAGTTTTTTTGTGTGCTTTTCTCAGTTGTAATAATAAGAGACAAACATAGAGAAGAGAAGTGATGCACATTTTATAACCAAACTGAAAGACATAgtttatatagagagagacattgTTTTACATCCGTGAATCAACATATTTTACATCCGTGAATCAACAGCAAAAGACATCAAGTCCTACACATAGTACATCCGTTTACATCCGGGATTAAAAGCTGACATAAAGTCCTACTACCCGTGGCTTAAAGTATCCGCAAATAAcatatagaaaaaaacaaaatccttCACCTGCAACACCCCGCAACCTTccaacccgtgacctgcaacACCCTGGCCTTccaacccgtgacctgcaaaACAAAGGAGAACAGAACCAATAAACAAGCTAATACACTAACCAAATACACTGCTACTACTCAAAGAAAGGAAAACATAttgaataaacaaaaacaagcTAATACACTAACCAAATCAAAGCATTTCAGAGATTAGCTTATTCTTAAGAGCCACTTCATGATCAGAAAGTGTGTCTATGTTTTTGGCTAAGAGGCGATCTAGGATCATTTGTTTGGATAGGGTGTTTTTCTGAGATAGGATGGTTTGTATCCGATCAAAAGCTGCTTCGTTTGGCTTCTTGCGTTTGGCAGCTTTGCTAGCTTTAACACTCGGAGGCCTAACCTCTTCCTCGTCAGCCACCACTTGTGGACCACCTTCCTTACTTTTCTCCTTCGGCTGAGAGTGTGATCTCCATTTCTGATCGAACCGAAGTTCCCTCCAGCAATGTTCAAGAGTGAACTTGACATTATAGTCATTGAAGAAGATGTCATGCGGAGCCTTCATGACATCATTCTCTGTTTGGCCACTCGATTGCTCCTTCAACGCACTTTCATGGCATCCCACAAACCTGCAGACCTCCGCATTCACCCTTCCCCACCTCTGGTTACATTGACTCCAGTGTCTTGGGAGGGAGCCAACGAGGTGAGGACTCGAATTGAAATACTCCCCTATCCTCTTCCAAAAGGATCCTAACTTCTGTTCATTACTGACAATGGGATCCTTGCTGgtgttcaaccaagcactgATCAGCACAATGTCTTCTTTGGTTGACCACTTTCCCCTTTCCACTGGTTTAACTAACCCGGGAGAGGTAACAGGTACCTCAGCAGAGTCTACATCTAGTGGTGGACTGCTCTGTGAGGCTAACAGGTTAACAAACCCGGGAGAGTGTAGGGAAAAAGGGTCCATTTtctgttttgattttgtttgatgtttagAGGTTTTAGTGATTTTTAAGGGTGgattgtttgtgtttttataagTGGATTCCCTATGTTTTAAACTAGTTTCACTTAGGTTAATTACACAACAACAACCACAGTTAATTACACAACAACTAAATTTAAATACACAACAACTTATTCACAGTTAGCATTCATTACACATCAAATCAGGTTTATTTAACTCGAACaatttttaaactttaaccAACAAACACAACAATGAATGATAAAGCAAATTCAAGTACGAGTTATACTCTAGCTAGTTCAGATCATTTAAAGCTCTACTCAACCTACTTCAGTTCTAGTTAACGTCTAGCTACGAAGCAACCAAAACGCGTAGTTCTAGTTCAATTAAGATAGAGTCTAACCTTTGGTGGTTATTCGAAGCAGAGCTTCTCCAGGTCAGCTACTTGCACCATGAGGTTATAAACCTCCGCAGTGAGGCGATCAACCTGCCGAGTGAGCCCTTTAGCCTGTGCCTGCACATGGAAACAACAATGAAAATGTCTTATTCACataataagttattaaaaaaaatatgtagagaaaaatgtgacaaaaaaaaaatttgtttactAACCTCTAGTGTCTCAATCTGGTTTTTCAGACTCGGTACGAACTTCATCACCTCCTCAGCCTCCTCCAGAGGCTTAGTCAAGCTTTCGATCTGCTCCTGGACACCAATCACCCAAGGCTGGCGATAGTgaaacccatcagccttgtttagaaccaaaaaaatatcagcATACGTATGTCTATAAACATAATGAATGAAAATGTTCTTCAGAGTCTTACCTCGTAGTTGGCGCAGGTGAAGAAACGCTTCCCAGGAAGAGTGTCGTACTCCTACTTCACTCGAACCTCGTCGATGATTCTCCCACCACAGGAACACCTTCTCGGAATCCCGTATTCTGAATCGCAAGTGTATGAAAGCATGTTGATGTAGTCCTTTTTACTCTTTGAATGCTTTCTCTCTTCTGAGGGATCCAtctgtaaaaaaaatcaaatctattTTAGAACATTTAaatccaaacaatataataaacgACCCCTATATCGAACCCTCTTGAGGATTTACAATTATTAAACGAAACCCCCGAATCAATTTAGAACCCTAACTCGAAATCCCTCTATCGATTTGAAATCTCAGAGAAACGAACCCTAAATGAAACGACCATGACGATTTACAGCAATTATTCGAAACCCATATATCGATTTACATCCCAAACTCGAAAGCCCCAAATTGATTTGAAATCCGAGAAAACGGTTTCGAGTTTCGACCACAAAATCGACCCAATCCAACCCTCAATCTACTCGATACTCACCTGAGCAAGTGGAGAAGACACTCCGTCGTCGATTAGAACGAGAAAACCTCCGGGAGACGGCGTCGCACGAGAAATCGCCTCTCACAACGAAACCCTAGCTTTTTGGTCGAGAAGAGCAAATGAGTCGATACACGGGGAAGCCCAACTTTCCTCCTCCTCTACGCGCTTTCGTTCAACAAATCAACACACGACGCGTGGCTTGAACCCGCTTCATACGATATCACTCGTAAGGCCCGGTTCATCAAAACGAacccattttttattttcttttattcatcGGCCCCTTAGAACTCGAGCCCATGAACCTCACTAAAACCCCTACTATGCATGGTCTAAGTTACTAAACAATGACCCTATATTACATTCctgttgaaaataataaatactaaccatacaaatcctaaacccttgtgtacctatattatattatattatattttatttgccTTTTTATATTATGAGATGACACTTATAGGAGATGGTATATTGAATTGTTAAGTAACTTAGGGATTTACAATGTGAtttaagttttgtttgatttttatttcaaaataaagaaTAACGTTGAGAACTTtgagatattttcaaaataggTATATTTTCAGAATAGGTttgaaaaaagaataaaatttagCAAATATATCTAATGTTAAAATATACACAACTCTACACTCTTCAATTATTCTCACCGTCTTTCATTTGTCACTAAAAAAAACTGACTTTTAAAATACAATAGTATTTATGATAACAAATgcttaataattatatttaggTACGGAATGTATAGTTATAGAAATTaaacttataaatatatgtaaactataCTAATTTATTTGAAAAGAAATAGTTCTGCATTtttaaagcgcggatcaaaatctagttatatttttaaaaccttttcaaaattataaccagagaaaacatttttcttaaatataagtAATCTATTTGGTACTCTTTTAGTAATCAGTGATCCGGTAAGATTTAAATTGTTCGAAAGTCTTGAAAAACAACAACTAGCTTCCAATTATATTGCTTCCACTAAATACTCTAAAAATTTGAGcaaataaatcatataaaaactTAGACCATGCtcattatctatactattaatttagattcttatttttatctactgataaaaaaatttcttttaactTTTGGAACTACTCATAATTCTATCATTTACTATGCACACGCTTTTTATACATCATACTTAATATTGACTGATTACTTAATTTAAACAGATATTCTTTTAAACCATACTTTggttttcaaatacaaataaagaaaaatacaaagaatCGCAACAATACAAATAAAGAACAatttaatattcatattttttatataaatgtaaacaatcttatatattaaaatagaagtcatgacttctttcatgtgtgatttttttttaatttgaaccatcacttaaaatttttattaaatgtattatattaagactaataatacatagaatctttaaaatactttaatcataatatcttttgatatcttttcattttaaatataaatatatttattttaaaattctaacaaatctgttttaaaatatttttacaagatcttcattttcgaaattatatttaaatattttcactaatttcaaaattaatttgaaatattattatacattaataaattcagtaatcgtttataaaatgaaaaataaaaaaattttgtaatattttatatattatataatcataatcaatcacattaaaagaaatttattatattgagctaaatataataaaattgtattaaatttataaattttatatattttattttcgtaagtataaaatatttatgttcaaaaataaaatctaatacgttggtaagatgggttagcattagcaaactataaaatacatgtataaaaattaacatgtatttctttaaagtttataatataaaaattttgaaactactgtaatcataatatattttcattttaaatacaatatatatatttatatagtatattttaaaaattccaataaatctgtgtaaaaatattttaacaataatttaatgtattttaagttatcgtttataaaataaaaaataaataaataatatcctattttatctcttttatagttatgatcatattaaaatacaattattatacttaaataaatatgataaaagtatattcaattgataaatttataaattttattttcataaatataaattatttattttaaaaatataatatgatgatagaacggtTTAAAATTAGCAAACCATATAATatatgtctaaaaattaacatatcttagacttttgtatatacaataatatattatctaaaatgaataagcataaaaatatatCAGTAAAAAGAAATACAGCTTTGAAACACGTGTcataatttagcataaattaaatacaaaataattttcaaatatgttttttcatgaatatattaatttttttaataactaaatgcaaatacaataagataaatatataataagaaatgaaaatatatacggttttaaacaattgattaattataacatgtaaattataaaattattgtttttggaatagttatataaacatttacatATATGactaacgttaaaaatatataccactaatgtttaaaaacaataatttatgtatagaaaagtgaaaacaaacatccgCGCGattgcgcggatcaaaatctagtattatattataaaagttttttattCTCCAAAATTCTCGTGTTGTCGTTATAGCaaactttttttgtatattatagcATAAAACTAAAATCAgtgattttgaaatatttttaaacttcttCATTTTTAGGTACCAAATATTGTAacaagttttatatatatatttttagattttgcatGGTAAAATTTTGACTATTGAATATATTACCGGATTAGGAACTTGGATTTGTTAGGATAAATAGGATGGATATTCTTAAGAAATTTTATGCTCTAATCTATTTATGTTATACACTGTAGaagcttttgtttttgaaacattttgtaataaaaaaatacaaaatatttgtagACATTCAAAATGTTGCAtcattaaactatatatataaatattttatataaacattgatattatgtataaattaaaaaaaaatacttaaaacaaCTTGAATATCCAAAAAATCATTTCACATCGATTCACAACAATATCAATGAGTACAATACTTTAGATGTTCTATGAATTTGCATAACTGTTCCATCAGTTGAATAAATCAGTATGGTTCGATGTATATTAAATCTCATGAGAACTTGACTATTTCATGAAAACTACTTAGTAGTAGACAAATAAACTGTTAGCATTCTTATTTTTACAATGAGAGATGTAACTGAGCAACATTGCATCTCCCACTTAAACGTAGAAACCTATATTAGTGATGTGTTATTTAAGCAAAACAGAGTTAACCCCAAGCATTAAGTCAGACTCCTGCAACACAAGTCCCATTACTTGGTGGGACCTAAAAGAGTAGACAGACTTCTAGTCTACACATTTGACTGATAAGACAAGACAATATTACTATGCATGAACAGAGACAACAACAACGACAaaaatctctctcttctttttatttatttacagcCACTGCAACACAACTCTGATTCAAGTCTATGGCTATGCATGAATAGTTGCGAAGTCTGTTACAGAAAGTCTATGAAAGTTGCgcaaaatcaaacaaaagtgTCTCCTCTCATATATTTACTACCTGAGTCACTGCTCTGCAACTGGCCTCACCTCCTTAAAGCAGCTTCAAGCGCCCTCTTCTTAGCCAGAAAGGTTGCAGATGGTTGTGGTGGGTCTACTACCACATGTTCCTTCGGCAGTGGTATCTCATCAGCATACTTCAGCACCTCCATCTTCTCAAGTCCACGAAGATGCAAGAGTTTAATCTTCCTGTCCTTGGCAGTCTCCTTCATGTTGAGTAAAGCACCAGACTTTAATACAGATATCTCGCAATGCCTGAGTGCCTCCCCATGCTTCTTTGCTTGCTCTAGGCAAGATGCCATAGCAAAGTTCCTGCGTAGTGAAGTAAAGTCAATAACAAGAAGAAGCAGATTTCACCAAAGGTAAAGAGAATAGATACATACATTATAGCCTGATGCTTAGTGTAGACTAGGCTACTTAGTAAATCTGCCACACTGTCTACAAAAAAGAGCGCTCCACTGTAGATTTTCAAAGCCAAATCAACCTCACCTGTTCCACAAAACACAAGTCACCGAAGAACTCATCGTCTAAGTATATAGTacaagataataaaaataacaaagtaCCTTTTTTAAGAGCAGAATCTCCAAGATCGCAGTACACTTTAGCTACTGAATCATAATCAGCCTTGCCTGCCAAGATCTTCATCTGGTTGAATATTATCATACCCTCCTCAATCATGTTCTTTATGCCATCCTTTTGGGTCTCAAGGGACACCTTCTCAACCAAACAAGAAAGCAGCTTCATGCTTACACTGAGAATCGCAACATCTCCCAAGTGGTATTCACTacaaacatcatcatc
The window above is part of the Brassica napus cultivar Da-Ae chromosome C8, Da-Ae, whole genome shotgun sequence genome. Proteins encoded here:
- the LOC106377714 gene encoding uncharacterized protein LOC106377714, with translation MAKGDKQKEVSSQSGVEERGREATSTRAGTQREKSVSREFLGVAVGEIGEKLERVEHTVTELESVVFGGLEEVKQNAADLDSRFIRLEELVTGSMQALRDDIDGMKARFTAMEEDITLVKRASVNAEAVGGTSIGKIEFPKPNRFNGARDAKEVENFLWQMEIYFDNLNLVAENAKVKAATSYLSDTAMLWWRRKHSEIEQGTCRIETWDDFKKELKRQFYPENVVYEARKKLRELRQRGSIRDYAKQELQRRGVKTVDEAIAVAESLTDFRTSGPSESSKKKEQGVAKGGGARRDTARPSSSRSFDKGAHREDFEAKKKSFVPKGGCFVCKGPHAMKDCPKMGSLSAIMESRDTETPGEEPGKMGSLQLLNALKANPGVKPTSKWLMYVEARINDKPTRVLVDTGATHNFMTTDEAVRLGVKWSKKDGWMKMVNARAQPVDGIARGVGMKLGSWSGPVNFSVVPMDDFKVVLGMDFMRQVSAVPMPALSSVCILEKGSPCMIPALEENTDGMRQLSAMQLTKGVKRGEPTFLAMIKMEDEPNNVEDIPQIIKTVLEENEDVIPAKLPEKLPPRRAVDHQIELEPGAKPPSMAPYRMAPSELEELRKQLDELLSTGKLRPSKAPYGAPVLFQKKHDGSLRMCVDYRALNKVTIKNCYPIPLIADLFDRLGGAKVYTKMDLQKGYYQVRIAEGDEPKTACITRYGSFEWLVMPFGLTNAPATFCTLMNQILQPYLDRFVVAYLDDIVIYINSMEEHVEHLRTVFRVLRENELFVKREKCTFATEEVQFLGHVIGHGKLKMDEPKVKAIKEWEAPTKVTELRSFLGLVNYYRRFIEGYSRKAAPLTNLLKKRKTWDWFGPCQEAFEELKTAVSQELVLGSGSDPPRPTRPAAGMSQIFNKKNYPHDPLRVVQDIRTRPALIKRVKRVNRPNQKKKNFVQITKND
- the LOC125591904 gene encoding glutathione S-transferase T3-like — protein: MDPFSLHSPGFVNLLASQSSPPLDVDSAEVPVTSPGLVKPVERGKWSTKEDIVLISAWLNTSKDPIVSNEQKLGSFWKRIGEYFNSSPHLVGSLPRHWSQCNQRWGRVNAEVCRFVGCHESALKEQSSGQTENDVMKAPHDIFFNDYNVKFTLEHCWRELRFDQKWRSHSQPKEKSKEGGPQVVADEEEVRPPSVKASKAAKRKKPNEAAFDRIQTILSQKNTLSKQMILDRLLAKNIDTLSDHEVALKNKLISEML
- the LOC106450666 gene encoding uncharacterized protein LOC106450666; the encoded protein is MAASDGGSSLPVEVFIQSLTDKASELLGLKKFDEAIVCLRIARELSEYHLGDVAILSVSMKLLSCLVEKVSLETQKDGIKNMIEEGMIIFNQMKILAGKADYDSVAKVYCDLGDSALKKGEVDLALKIYSGALFFVDSVADLLSSLVYTKHQAIMNFAMASCLEQAKKHGEALRHCEISVLKSGALLNMKETAKDRKIKLLHLRGLEKMEVLKYADEIPLPKEHVVVDPPQPSATFLAKKRALEAALRR